A window of Drosophila santomea strain STO CAGO 1482 chromosome X, Prin_Dsan_1.1, whole genome shotgun sequence genomic DNA:
GCCATGaaaattatttgctttttaattttgtttcaagttGCATATGTCTCTctgcacatgtgtgtgtgtgtgagtgtgtttgttgtttatagCCAACTTTACAGTTGAGAAAGCATTTGTTAAGTGGTTTTAATTAGTTGCCCCTACTTTTCCGCACCCGATTTTTCCTAAGCCTCTTTTCGCCGTGCTCGTGTTTACGTATCCTGCTGCCGAATTCCAACTAAAGTGGTggcttttttatatttatatattatgtatatattatatatatttataaaagaaatacTTGTGTTATCGAACTCTAATTAAAAAAGGCCTCCCTATAATATGCATACCAAACTATTTTCGTACATTCTACTGCAGCAATTGGATTTGAAACCACACCCAGCCAGCAATGACACTACATATGCAAATGTCCACCCTCGGAAAAGCGCCTCCATAAAAATCCTACCCCCTGTTTTCCAGTGAGCCACTGTCATTCACACTTCGGTCATCAGCGGTGGGAAAGGCATGTAATGGGTGCTGccatttacaatatttatCAAGTGCGCGAAACACACCCAAAAACTGGGATGGCGATTAGCTGGTGGAACTGCTAAGAACTGCTAGGAAATGGAGTGGAActgaaaatggaaagtggaaCTCAGGGACTCAGGGACTCAGGACTCATATATTATGGGCTTTggcatcgtcatcgtcatcgggCCTATGCGTGGCCCCTAATTACATCGCATTGTCATAACAAAATTGAGCGCATTTGACACGCAATTGCCCCACAGTTGGTgatgcactgagagaaatatataatacGGTACTCGGCAATATTAATAGTAAAGCAATTTAGATTTCCTTCGATTATTCAAACTCATTTTACGACATGATCCTTTTATGTGTTTTCTATATATAGTCATATATGTTATTCAAGTAAACTCATTTTATGATATGATCCTTTTATGCGCGAATTTTCTTACAGTTTGGCTCACGATGACATGTGAGAAATGCCACCGCGGTCCGCAGTCAGCACTCGAAAGTCAGGAGTCAGAAGTCAGGGGGTCAGGGGTCACGAGTGAGGGTTCAGGAGTCAGAAGTCAGGGGTTAGGGGTTAGGGGTCAAAAGTCGGAGGGACTGTTGCATCAGCCCAACTAGATAAGAATTAATTGTTCAATGGCACGCATTGCactaaatatttgaatatatacAGCCGTTAGTTGGCTCTTCCCGTTAATCGGATAAAATTcataattattgttattactGTCATTTTTCTAATGACCCGCGCACCCAAATTGCGTGTACTTTTCTATTAAGATGAGCTATCAAACGCACTTTTCCGACTGCGCTTgacttgtttgttttattctattttttttttttttggctttagaCTTTGACCAGAAATCCCCGATTCGGTGGCCTAATGTGGAGTAACCAAACCCCGGCCACGGATCTTCGATAGCCACGCAACGCACGCGTaaattatgtaattaaaattccgCACCTTAATTCGGGCAATTTATTACACGAGCTTTTGACTAATTGGATAACGATCTTTAACTATGTCCACTAAATACGGGGCACAGTGTGTAATAAGTTGATGTTAGAtgttggaaaacaaaaaaagtggaGGGTGCTGATGAGTGCTTATGAGTTCATAAGCGATTGCATTCGCCGATAGAGCTCgcaattaattgaatttttactGAAAGACTTTTGCGAGGTGTGTGGAATCCAGCAGGGTGATTAAGTATATGGAaattttcgtttgctttgctgGGGGAGTGGAGAATTTAAGTAATAAATCACTGATTAATTAGCTGGCTTTTTATAAAGCGAGTAACTATCAATTCTGCACTTCaggaatttataaaaaagaatttttgCTATTTGGAAGTTTTTAATTGGCATGCCTGTAGATATTAGTAGATAGTAGATATATATTCTGGCGGCATTATCACCACTTATCCCAAACTAGGGAAATCATATGGTGGCAACAAAGAACGCGTTTGACCTCCTGCTGAAGAAGTTCCATTGCTGGTTGCATTTGCAGATGGTGCAGGTGTAGTTGCTTTCTCTAAGCCGGCGCAAATAAGAGCATTGGGGAAATATTTGCAGAAAATAACCAATGGCGGTGGTGggaaaaactgcaaaaaaatcaaatcaatatcaattaatttatggAATTACACAAATATTGTGCAAGTGATCTTTGTGATTTTACAGCTGATGTTGGCGTTTGTGCACTGAAGAAGAAAGCCAAGAAAAGGCCAAGAATGGCTGTAGAAATCTGCATTTTGCCTCGAAACAATTTTAACTGATGCTCAATATTCAAAACGTCGGCTTTTATAGACAGGAATTTCATTACATTTCCTTTTACTTTTTCTGGCGATAAGAAGTTTATACTTTTTCCATTACATTTTCTGACGATAAGAAGTTAACTCCAGTCGTGGCTCAATACTAATCGTGAAAGTCGTGAAAGTCGTCTTAATGGAAACGTTTTTCTACGCAATTAATTCGCCTACGAATCAGAGAATTGCAGCCAGCCACCGGCataaaacttatatatctTATTCTCTTATTTCTTATCTTATAatcttatatattatttaataatatttatacttaataaacaatattcTATTTCCATTGTTCTAGCTGGCATTCaaagtgaaattataaaattataagtaaaatagctgaaagtattacgttaaattaaaaggaaataatgaataataattaataataagtactaaatactaaatactaaataatactaaatacttaataccaaataatactaaataataccaaaatattagtgccctcctctgcgcttctcaaaagtcctacgtaagcaaaccactttttcgatgtttttcaaaaaaaaatactaaatgtgagtgagtggtgcagtgattttaagtggcagcagaggatacCAATAATGTGATTTCGACCTACTGGAGGAACTGCCTGAGCTGgctattttccaggagctGCAACCAGCTTTCTGCTCTGACGTGGAAGAGAGGAGAGCTTGAGGAAAGGGGTGAGTACGTGGGGAGAAATGGAGAGGGACGCTTTACATTCTGACTTTTGGCTGCGGCTTCTGTGgctgcttttttatttattatcattttaaaaaagaaaaattgtacatttataaagttaaatatggGAGCACatattacaaattttaataaagcaaataatataatatataaaaaagaaatgtatatttggtgttgtattaatttttgtaaaaaaagGAGACTATCTGcagattttgggcataatCTATTTCGTTTTGGTATGTTTACCAGacataaatgaatatttttgccACTCATCCCTTGTTGGGCATTTGCCTTTTTCTGCCTGTCTTCtcaaacatataaataaatgaataaatgaatcTGGAGTCAGttgattttgcattttattttaactatTTACTTAGTGGCAAAAATGTCTGTGTACGTTCAAGGGATTTCTTCAAGTGCGatttaagtttatttgttcctttaagtaatattttatttaaaacaattttaaaatctttttagAAATAGGTGTTTATCTCTTTGTGTTATGCCCAAGAATTTTAAATCGAAGATAAATAGCACAACTAAATGTTTTGTAGAGTTTCTAGTTTAGTTCCTTCATTTTTATCCACTAAGAACagtttttattacaattatGCTTAAATCTCTCCttggtttatttattgaaaaaaacaCATCGAATATTTTGCAATGCTTgggtaatttatttaatggcaGACATGCCAAAAAGAAGTTGGTTAGGTTTAATTCAGTTTGTTTCGCAATTCGGTCGTTTTCCAGTACAGAAGTTCGTTTAAAGCGTCAGATCCTCAAGATTCAAAGTTCGGGTGGCGCCTGCAGTTGAATTTCCGCTTGAAATCGAGGCATTCTGATTATTGGAAATAATAGACGAAAAATCGCAGACTTTGCAGATTTCACCAAAAAATGGTATGGCACACACGAACTTCTGTTGAGATTGCAGCGCCTGAAATACTTTTTCGTTGCTCACACCCTAAACGGTAATAGttgtataattttaaagtaatttttataagTATTAATATGCTTTCTTACGTAAGACAGGCCGGCGCACAAGAATATGTTCACAAATGTAAGGTTTTCACAGAACTTTACGGTTTGATTATAAACTGCTTGAACATCACACTAGCGAAAATAGAATTATAAtgtattatataaattaatatttgtataaggATCTTACCGCTGCGGTTGGCGATTGCAGGCTGCAAATGAGAGCCGCAAAAAGTCCTAGAATGGCAATGGTAACTTTCATCTTGAAGTAAGGCTTATTTCAAACTGAGCTAAGAGAGCTCCAAAAATAGGTATTTATAGGCGAAATACTGCATCgtcaaaatattaatttactACGAAGATAAGTACAAATTAGGTGGTGGACTTAA
This region includes:
- the LOC120455985 gene encoding uncharacterized protein LOC120455985, producing the protein MKVTIAILGLFAALICSLQSPTAACDVQAVYNQTVKFCENLTFVNIFLCAGLSYGVSNEKVFQALQSQQKFVCAIPFFGEICKVCDFSSIISNNQNASISSGNSTAGATRTLNLEDLTL
- the LOC120455974 gene encoding uncharacterized protein LOC120455974; amino-acid sequence: MQISTAILGLFLAFFFSAQTPTSAFFPPPPLVIFCKYFPNALICAGLEKATTPAPSANATSNGTSSAGGQTRSLLPPYDFPSLG